Proteins encoded together in one Papaver somniferum cultivar HN1 unplaced genomic scaffold, ASM357369v1 unplaced-scaffold_21, whole genome shotgun sequence window:
- the LOC113339749 gene encoding uncharacterized protein LOC113339749 — protein sequence MRDHSAASSPKGEEIMNLLEINLISAQGLKQPSSNLGKRLQTYAITYIDPSFKLRTRIDKIGSENPTWNDKFFFKVPSNFVSLENSAISVEIYSVGVIKDQLIGTVRFLINNDRRLGLSNGKGKANGIPFFTALQIRRPLSGRFFGVLNVGFMMVNDEDLIKSPALVGVSGIGFRDLMGVNRNGNGNGKEKKPPRNRKSNKENENQENSGSGGGGGGGGGGCGDSSDADSTCSSSSNSFGSSSILKDLNWRKDLLMTGKNRRLSEGGARLCGLMGFQRKIHLSPSDQNLYASSTSFDDDHSN from the coding sequence ATGAGAGATCATTCAGCAGCATCATCACCAAAAGgagaagaaatcatgaatttacTAGAGATAAACTTAATCTCCGCACAAGGATTGAAACAACCATCAAGTAATTTGGGTAAACGTCTTCAAACCTATGCAATTACATACATAGATCCATCATTCAAATTACGAACAAGAATTGATAAAATCGGTTCTGAAAATCCAACTTGGAATGATAAGTTCTTCTTTAAAGTTCCATCTAATTTCGTTTCGTTAGAGAATTCAGCAATTTCGGTCGAGATTTATTCTGTTGGTGTTATTAAAGATCAATTGATCGGTACTGTTCGTTTTCTGATTAATAATGATCGGAGATTAGGGTTGAGTAATGGTAAGGGGAAAGCAAATGGGATTCCGTTTTTTACTGCTCTTCAGATCCGGAGGCCACTGAGTGGGAGGTTTTTTGGTGTGCTGAATGTTGGATTTATGATGGTGAATGATGAGGATTTGATTAAATCGCCGGCGTTGGTTGGAGTGAGTGGAATCGGTTTTCGTGATTTGATGGGGGTGAATCGGAATGGGAATGGGAATGGGAAGGAGAAGAAGCCTCCAAGGAATCGGAAGAGTaataaagagaatgaaaatcAAGAAAActctggtagtggtggtggtggcggtggaggtggaggtggttgTGGTGATTCGTCTGATGCTGATTCAACTTGTTCTTCGAGTTCGAATTCGTTTGGTTCTTCTTCGATTTTGAAAGATCTGAATTGGAGGAAAGATTTGTTGATGACGGGGAAGAATCGGAGATTATCTGAAGGTGGAGCAAGATTATGTGGATTAATGGGATTTCAGAGGAAGATTCATTTGAGTCCGTCGGATCAGAATCTCTATGCTTCATCAACTTCTTTTGATGATGATCATTCTAACTAA
- the LOC113340111 gene encoding F-box/kelch-repeat protein At3g61590-like: MEGGESSWIIHNLCSMRREVSVLDSYPGFIDEASTETAIISMDSVLPDDVLERILANLPIASIFRAGCVCKRWKEIVKSKRFLWHFLNGSPQTPWYYMFTSSDEPIGYAYDPIPRKWYGIQLPCIDRTGWLPACSYGLVCLMDTESQSYIFVCNPVTRDCKRLEEPLGSKFSDYSAVAISVNKKSHDYTVALVKSKQVPGNFVQWDLSIQAYDSETRMWMNCLNEVLTGWRGGDESIICDGSLYFLIYSTAGGMGAPENRHALVKYNLSTRSSHELLIKSFIPVPCPLTCGRLMNLKEKLVMVGGIGKQFRTDIIKGIGIWVLNGREWTEISRMPQKYFQGFGELDDVFASSGTGDLIYIQSYGSPSLLTFDMNHGQWKWSQKNPVTKRFPLQLFNGFCFEPRLEVLP; encoded by the coding sequence ATGGAAGGTGGAGAATCATCATGGATTATACATAATCTCTGTAGCATGAGGAGGGAAGTTTCAGTGTTAGACTCGTATCCTGGGTTCATTGATGAAGCTAGTACTGAAACCGCAATAATTTCAATGGATTCAGTACTTCCGGATGACGTGTTGGAGCGGATTCTAGCTAATCTTCCTATTGCAAGTATTTTCAGAGCAGGCTGTGTATGTAAAAGGTGGAAGGAAATTGTTAAATCGAAGAGGTTCTTATGGCATTTTCTGAATGGATCACCGCAGACACCATGGTATTACATGTTTACTAGCTCCGATGAACCTATTGGTTATGCTTATGATCCAATTCCTCGCAAATGGTATGGCATTCAGCTACCTTGCATTGATCGGACAGGTTGGTTGCCTGCATGCTCATATGGGTTAGTATGTTTAATGGATACTGAAAGCCAAAGCTATATTTTTGTGTGTAACCCTGTAACCAGAGACTGTAAAAGACTTGAAGAGCCCCTGGGTTCAAAGTTTTCTGACTACAGTGCCGTAGCTATCTCTGTAAACAAGAAGTCGCATGACTATACTGTTGCTTTAGTGAAATCGAAGCAAGTTCCTGGTAATTTTGTTCAGTGGGATCTTTCAATTCAAGCTTACGATTCTGAAACAAGAATGTGGATGAATTGTTTGAATGAGGTTTTAACAGGTTGGAGAGGGGGTGACGAGAGTATAATCTGCGATGGAAGTCTCTACTTTCTGATTTACTCAACTGCCGGTGGAATGGGTGCTCCTGAAAATCGCCATGCATTAGTGAAGTATAATCTCTCTACTAGATCTTCTCATGAATTACTGATAAAGAGTTTCATTCCTGTTCCTTGTCCTCTTACCTGCGGCCGCTTGATGAATCTTAAAGAGAAGTTGGTAATGGTTGGAGGAATCGGGAAACAATTCCGAACCGACATAATCAAGGGAATTGGAATTTGGGTTCTTAACGGAAGAGAATGGACAGAGATTTCTCGAATGCCTCAGAAATACTTTCAAGGCTTTGGGGAgttagatgatgtttttgcaagCAGTGGCACCGGCGATCTCATCTACATTCAGAGCTACGGCTCCCCGTCTTTACTAACGTTCGATATGAATCATGGGCAGTGGAAATGGTCACAAAAAAACCCAGTGACAAAAAGGTTTCCGCTACAACTTTTCAATGGATTTTGCTTCGAACCAAGACTCGAGGTTCTACCCTGA